Genomic DNA from bacterium:
ACGTCAACCTTGGCCCATGCCTGCTGCTGCCAAGCGCTCGACGGTTTACCTGGAGCCTGAAGTTCACCGCGTGCTGCGCCTCAAGGCGGCCGAGACCGATCGGACCATCTCCGAGCTGGTGAACGAGGCGCTCAAACAAAGCCTGGCAGAGGACGCCGAGGACCTTGCCGCATTCGACGAACGGGCCCGCGAGCGGAGCGTGAGCTTCGAGAAGGCGGTCCGGGATATGCGGCGACGTGGAAAGCTATAGGCTGCTCATCAAGGCGTCGGCCGCCAAGGAGCTAGAGCGCGTCGGCCAGAAGGCTGACCGCAGACGACTCGTCGCCAGGATCGAGAGTCTTGCAACGGACCCGCGGCCTGCGGGTTGCGAAAAGCTGAGCGGGGCGGAAGACAAGTACCGTGTCCGCCAAGGCAGTCATCGCGTCGTGTACGCGATCGACGACGAAGCTCGGACCATCACGATCTTCAAGGTCGGTCATCGGCGCGATGTCTACCGCTGACCGCCCAACGTTGGAGTTCACCCGATGGCGGAAGCGGGCGAAGTCCGCCGTAGCCATTCGGGTGCAACGAAGGGTTAGGCCGCACTGTGCCTACGCAAGGACCTTGGCCATGAACACATTGAACTCCGTGGCGATGTACTCGCCGAACGCACCGCGCCACTCAAAGCCGTTGCGCCGATAGAGCTCGTGCGCGGGTGCGAACGCCTCACCCGTGCCGGTTTCGAGAAGCAAACACGCGTATCCACGCTGACGCGCCGTACGAACGATTTCATTGAGGACAGCTTGTCCGACACCGCGACGAAGAAAGGCTGCGCGCGTGCGCATGGACTTGACCTCGCCAGTCAGCGGGTCCAGTTCTTTCAGCGCCCCGCATCCGCACAAGTGGCCCTCCAGCCACGCAGCCCAGAAGGTGACATTCGGGGTGCGGAGGCTGTTGAGTGCGAGCGCGTTGACGTGGCCGGGCGGAGAGTTGCTGTGCATTCCGGCGAGATGTTCGGCGATCAGTGACTGCATTTCCGGAGACGACAGATCGTCTGGACGAACGTCGATGTGCATGGTGCGGCCTTCTGTGCGGCCTAACGGATCGGGCTACAGCTGCGAGAGCCCGGGCCACCCGAGCCCCGCCGAAGCCCCAACGCAGCATGCCAGACGGCACCGCGGACCGGAAGCGCAAACCGGGCTCTCGCCAGCCGCAAGCTCTTGTTAGTCCGACTTGTTCTGGCTACGATCTGGCCAGATGCGCTATGAGCTCGTTTTGGCCCCGCAGGCCGTCGAGGATCTGCGCGGCCTCACTGCTCGGGCGCGTTCGGAGGTGCGAGGCGCCATCGGGCGGTACCTCCGCCACGAGCCGACAAAAGTCAGCAAGAGCCGCATCAAGAGACTGAGGGGCTTGGCGCAGCCCCAGTTCCGCTTGAGAGTGGGCGAGATCAGGGTGTTCTATGACGTCGTCGACCAAGCCGTCCAAGTCCTCGCGATCGTCAGCAAGGCGCAAGCGAGCGCGTGGCTCGAAGAAAGCGGCACGCCGACTGAAAACGGTGGCTCTGGCGAAGATGAAGGATGACCTCTCCCGCTACCTCCGCCTCGCCGCCGATGAGGAGATCGTGATCACGAAGCACGGGCGCCCAGCGGGGGTGCTCATCGGGTTCGAAGATGAGCAGGCCTGGTTGGACTACCGACTCGAGCACCATCCCGAGTTCCTGACCAGGATCGCCCAAGCGCGCGAAGCCTTGCTCGCCGATCGCGGCGTCAGAATCGAGGACGTCGGCACGTAGCCAGGTCGGGCTAACGACTTGGGCTTCAGCAGCGAGAACCCGCGCCGCGTTGTTGATTGATTCGACGACGCATGATGCCAGACGCCCCAGGCGGTGGACAGACCAAAACGGGTGATCGACAGCTGCAAGCCCTTGATCCTCATCCAGGCCCCCCTCCTGCACCTACTCGACCCCGAGTAGGCTGGACGGCGGTCACAAAGCGCACATCCGCGCAGGAGGAGGACCATGCGATTCTACACCGGACAGCATCAGCACTACTGCGGCATCGAT
This window encodes:
- a CDS encoding CopG family transcriptional regulator, with protein sequence MPAAAKRSTVYLEPEVHRVLRLKAAETDRTISELVNEALKQSLAEDAEDLAAFDERARERSVSFEKAVRDMRRRGKL
- a CDS encoding type II toxin-antitoxin system RelE/ParE family toxin, with amino-acid sequence MESYRLLIKASAAKELERVGQKADRRRLVARIESLATDPRPAGCEKLSGAEDKYRVRQGSHRVVYAIDDEARTITIFKVGHRRDVYR
- a CDS encoding GNAT family N-acetyltransferase, with product MHIDVRPDDLSSPEMQSLIAEHLAGMHSNSPPGHVNALALNSLRTPNVTFWAAWLEGHLCGCGALKELDPLTGEVKSMRTRAAFLRRGVGQAVLNEIVRTARQRGYACLLLETGTGEAFAPAHELYRRNGFEWRGAFGEYIATEFNVFMAKVLA
- a CDS encoding type II toxin-antitoxin system Phd/YefM family antitoxin yields the protein MKTVALAKMKDDLSRYLRLAADEEIVITKHGRPAGVLIGFEDEQAWLDYRLEHHPEFLTRIAQAREALLADRGVRIEDVGT